Part of the Cellulomonas hominis genome, GACGCCGAGGCTGACGCCGCCGCGCATGACGTCGGCGCCGTCCTGGAACGTGGCGATGAAGATGGCGGCCAGGGGGACGAGCGCGGTGAGCGCGATCGCGACCAGCACGACCGACTGCCCGACGGAGAGGACCCGGCGGGTGCCGGGCTCCTGGCCGTCGGACCGGCTCGACGGCGGCGTCCCGGTGCGCCGGCGGCCCGTGAGCGCGGTCACCGGACGTTCTCCTTCCTGAAGGTGCCGGACAGGGTGAGCTGCGTGATGTTGATGGTCATGACGACCACCAGCAGCACGATCCCCACCGCGGACGCGAAGCCGAGGTCGTTCTGCTCGATGCCCTTGCGGTACAGGTAGCCGACGACCGTCAGCGCCTGGTTGTTCGGGGAGGCGTTCCCGCCGTAGAGCATGAAGCTCTCCAGGAACATGGCCAGGCCGCCGTAGACGCTGATCGTCGTGACGTACACGATCGTCGGCCTGAGGTTGGGGACGGTGATGCGCAGGAACTGCTGCCGCTTGTTCGCGCCGTCGATCGCGGCCGCCTCGTAGTACTCCGCCGGGATCGACTGCATACCGGCGATGAAGTACATGGTGTTCACGCCCGTCCACCGCCACACCGCGAGCGCCAGCAGCGCGGCCAGCCCGGTCAGGTCCTCGCGGAGCCAGCGGACCGGCCCGAAGCCGAAGAACTGGACGACCTGGTTCATGAGCGCGCTGTCGGACTCGGAGAACATGAGCCGGAACACCAGGCCCGAGACCACCACGGACGTGAGGGCCGGGACGAACATCGACGCCTTGAAGAACGCCTTGACCCGGCGGCTGCCGATGCGCGAGCTCACGACGGCGGCGAGCATCATCGGGATCGGGATGAGCAGCAGCAGCGTCAGGACCATGTACCGGGCGCTGTTGCGCATCGCGGTCCAGAAGACGCTGTCGTTCCAGAGCCGGGCGTAGTTGTCCATCCCCACGGAGGTCGTCTGGCCGTACAGCACCTCCTGGGTCGACATGACGAACGAGCGCGCCACGGGGATGAACCAGAACACCGCGAGGGTCACGAGGAACGGCAGGATGAACAGGTACGGCGCGAGCCGTTGGGAGTAGAGCAACCGGACGACGGGGCGCATGACGGCAGTCACCTCTTTCGGCGCGGCGGGTCCTCGGCACCCGGATGCGGGGACGAGGACCCGCACGGTCGGAGGCGGCTGGGCTCCGGGGCGGGACGACAGGACGAGCGGCGCGGCGCACAGCGACGTGCGTCGGCGTCCTCGCGGAAATGTTTCAGTTCTCTTGCGTCGTTCAACAACGTATCGACGCCCCATATGGGTGTCAACACTCGATTTTCCCGGTCCCCACCGGTAGTGTCCGGGGCGGATCTCGAAAGAAATCTTTTCGCCCACTGACCGGCACGACCGCACGACGAGAGCAGGCCCATGGCACGCACGACCCCCCGCCCCACCCTGAACGAGGTCGCGGACCGGGCCGGGGTGTCCCCCGCCACCGCGTCCAAGGCGCTCAACGGCCACGACGGCGTCGCCGCCACCACCACCGCGCGGGTGCTCGACGCCGCGGCTGCGCTGGGCTACCACACGCCGGGGGCGCGCAACAGCCCGCGCCGGCGCGCGGTGGAGCTGCTCGTCGACAAGCTCGACAACCCCTACATCACCGAGCTGCTCCGCGGCGTCACCGTCGCCGCGGAGGAGGCGGGGGCGGACGTCGTCCTCGGCCGCGTGCGACCCCGGGCCGGCGACAGCCGCGCCGAGTCCGCCGTCACCTGGACCCGCCGGCTGATCGCGGCGCGGCGCACGGGCGCGATCGTCGTCACGGCACAGGTCACCGAGGACACCTACGCCAACATCGCGCGGGCCCGGCTGCCCGTGGTCGTCGTCGACCCCCTCGACCTCACGACCCCGGAGCTCGTCTCGGTCGGGTCGACCAACTGGGACGGCGGCCGCGCGGCGGCAGGGCACCTGATCGGGCTGGGACACCGCCGGATGGCCCTCATCGCCGGCCCCGAGACCTCCATGAGCGCGGTCGCGCGGGTCGAGGGGTTCCGCTCCGCCTGCGCACGCGCCGGCCTGCCGCCCGGGTCGGTGGTGGTGCAGCACGCGCGCTTCGACCGGGACGCCGCCCTCGCCGTCGCCGCGCGCGTCCTCGCCCGCCCCGACCGCCCGACCGCCGTCGCCGCGTCCAGCGACACCCAGGCCCTCGGGGTGATGGAGGCGGCACGGCGACTGCGGCTCCGCATCCCCGACGACCTGTCCGTCGTCGGGTACGACGACACGTACCTCGCCGCCTGGACGACGCCCGCGCTCACCAGCGTGCGCCAGCCCGTCGAGGAGATCGGCCGGGTCGCGCTGCGCACCGTGCTGCGCATGGCCGACGGCGAGCTCCCCGACTCGCACCACATCGAGCTGGCGACCCGGCTCGTGGTGCGCGAGTCCACCGCGCCCCCGCCGGACGGGTCGTCGTGAGCCCGGGGCGCCGGACTCCGGGAGGTCGACCCGGCGCCCGCCGAGGCCGGCTCAGGTCGCCAGCACCAGGCCCCCGAGGCTGACGCCCGCCGCGACCACGGTCGCCACCGCCCCGAGGGCCAGCGGCCGGCCGCCGGTCCGGACCAGCCGGCCGACGTGGATCTGCGTCCCGAGCGCCGTCATCGCCGCGGCCAGCGCCAGCGTGGTCACCGGCTTCACCGCGGGCAGCACCGCGTCCGGCACCAGGCCGGCGGACCGGACCAGCACCGCCGCCACGAACCCGGCGACGAACAGCGGGACGAGCGGCGCCCGCCGGCCGGTTCCCCGGCCGCCCCCCGCACCCGCCGACCGCCCCCGCCGCCGCGCGACCCCCACCCCCGCGACCAGCGGTGCCAGCAGCAGCACCCGCGCGAGCTTCGCGACGACCGCCACGGTCAGCGCCGCCGCCGACACCGTCCCCGCGGCCGCCACCACCTGCGCCACCTCGTGCACCGACATCCCGGCCCACAGCCCGGCGGTCCGGTCGGACAGGCCGAGCGCGCCGGCGACGAGCGGCAGCGCGACCAGCGCGACGCTCCCGTAGACGGTGACGAGCGCGACGGCGGTGGCGACATCCTCCTCGTCGGCGTCGGCCACGGGGCTCATGCCCGCGACGGCCGCGGCGCCGCAGATGGAGAACCCGGTCGCGACCAGGAGCGTCAGGGCCCGCCCGACGCCGAGCCGCGGGCCGAGCCACAGCGTCGCCGCGAACGTCGCCGCGACGGTCGCGAGCAGGACGGCCACCTCCCGGAGGCCGAGGCCGAGCAGGTCGCCGAGCGACAGCTGGAGCCCGAGCAGCACCACCCCGGCGCGGAGCAGCCGCCGGCCGGCCCACGCGAGGCCGGGGTCGAGCGCGACGGGCACGAGGCCGGCCGACCGGGCGGCGGCGCCGAGGACGATCGCGACGAGCAGGCCGGGCAGCACGGGCACGACGGCGGTGAGGCCGACGCACAGCGCGGCGACCGCGACGGCCGCGGCCACGCCGGGCGCGAGCTCGCGCACGCCGGCGGTCCGGGTGGGCGTGAGGAGGGGCACGACTCCACCCTCGGCCGCGCGACCCCGAGCGCGGAACGCCCGGTCGCCTCGCAGGATCTAGCCTGAGGCTATGGCTGACGTCCCCCCGGCGGGCCGCCGGATCCCGCTCGGCGCGCTCGAGCTCCTCGACGCCGTCGACGCGCACGGCTCGTTGTCCGCCGCCGCCCGCTCGCTCGGCCTCGCGCAGCCGTCGGTGAGCACCGGGCTGCGCCGGCTGGAGCGGCAGACCGGGCTGACGCTCGTGACCCGAGCGGCGTCCGGCACCCGGCTGACCCCGGCCGGGACGGCACTGCTCACCCGGGCGCGGGACGTGCTGGCAGCCTCGGACGCGCTGGAGCGGGAGGCGGCGGCGCTCCGGACGGCGCAGCAGGGCCGCGTCCGGGTCGCCGCCAGCCTGAGCGTGGCGGAGTACCTCGTGCCGGGCTGGCTGGCGTCCCGGCCGGCGGGTGCGGCGGTGGTCGACCTCGTGGTCGCGAACTCCCGGGACGTCATGGACGCGGTGCTGCACGGGCGCGCCGACCTGGGCTTCGTCGAGGGCCCGGACGTGGCCGACGGGCTGCACGCGCGCGACGTCGGCGCCGACGAGCTCGTGGTCGTGGTCGCGCCCGGCCACCCGTGGGCCCGCCGCCGCCGGACGCTCACCGCGGCGGAGCTGTCGGCAGCGCCGCTCGCGGTGCGGGAGGCGGGCTCCGGCACGCGTGCGGTGCTGGAGCGGGCGCTGGCCGCGGCGGGGTCGCCGCTCGCCGGGTCGCCGGCCCAGCTGGGCTCGACGTCGGCGGTGAAGAACGTGGTGCGCGGGGGGACGGCCGCCGCCGTGCTGTCCCGGCTGACCGTCGCGGACGAGGTCGCGCGCGGGGACCTGCGCGTGGTGCCGGTCGAGGACGTGGACCTGCGCCGGACGCTCCGGGTGGTGTGGGCCCGGGGCCGGCGGCCGGCTCCCGCGGTCCGGGAGCTCGCGGAGCACGTCCTGCGCGAGCACGGCCGCTGAGGGCCCGGCACACGACGAGGCCGCCGCCCCGGCGAGGGGACGGCGGCCCGGAGTCGTCGCGACCCGGGGCGAGCCGGGCCGACGGAGTCAGCGGATGCCGGCGGCCTTGGCCCAGGCGACCGCCTCGGATCGCGTCGAGACGCCGATCTTGCGGTAGACCGAGCGGACCTGCGACTTCACGGTGTTGCGGGTGACGAAGAGCCGACGCGCGATGTCCTCGAGCGTGACGTCCTCGCCGAGCTCCGCCAGCACGACGCGCTCACGGGTGGTGAGCGGCTCGCCGAGGATGCTGCTGGAGGGGGAGGGGGCGAGCTCCAGAGTGGCCATGGTGACCTCCGTGCGATGGACGAGTTCCGGCGGCTGGGGGTCTCCGGCCGCCGACTCCCGGTTGATCGGCAACTATGGCGGCCCCCATCGCAGTTGCGATCTCACCCGCCCGCGCGGCGCGCCGGACAAATACGTACTAATGGGTAGTGTGCTAGGACCGAAGTCCCAGGTCACCCGCCGGGAAGCGGTGTCCTCCACGTCGCCTGAGAACCACCCGAACGGCCTAGTGCCCCTCCCCGCGCGTCTCAGTCCGTGATCGTCGCCGCGTACTCCTCGGGCGACAGCAGCGCCCCGGTCGAGGTCACGTCGACCTTGAACAGCCACCCCGCGCCGTACGGGTCGGCGTTCACGACGGACGGCTCGTCGACCGCGTCCTGGTTCACCTCGACCACCGTGCCGGACACCGGGGAGAACAGCTCGGAGACCGACTTGGTGGACTCGACCTCGCCGACGACCGCGCCCGCGGCGATCTCGCTGCCGACCGTCGGCAGCTCCAGGTAGACGATGTCGCCGAGCGCGTCGGCCGCGTTCTTCGTGATGCCGACCGTGGCGGGCTCCGCGCCGTCGATCCACTCGTGCTCGGCGGTGTACTGCAGGTGGTTCGGGACGTCGCTCATGGGGTCTCTCCAGGGGGTTCGGGCCGGGTCGGGGCGGGGTTCGGGCGGGGACGGGGGCAGCAGCCGGTCAGGACCGGCGGTAGAACGGCAGCTCGACGACGCGGACGGGCTCCCGCCGGCCGCGGACGTCCACGGCGAGCTCGGTGCCCGGCGCGGACACCTCCGGCGTCACGTACGCCATCGCGATCGGCGTGCCCAGGGTCGGCGACGGCGCGCCGGAGGTCACCCGGCCGACGGTCGCCGCGTCCGGCTCCGCGGAGGTGAGGACCTCGTAGCCGTGCCGGGCGGCGCGGCGACCGAGGCCGACCAGGCCCACCAGCACCCGCGAGGGCGTCGCGTGCGCGCGGGCCGCCAGGGCGTCCCGGCCGACGAACGGCAGCGGCTCGCCGTCGGCCCCGGCCTTGTCCAGGCGGACGACCCGGCCGAGCCCGGCGTCGTGCGGCGTGGTCGTGCGGTCGAGCTCGTTGCCGTACAGCGGCATCCCGGCCTCGAGCCGCAGGCTGTCCCGCGCGGACAGGCCCGCGGGGACCAGGCCCAGCGGCTCCCCGGCCGCCAGCAGCGCGCGCCACAGCCCGGGCGCGGCGTCGGCCGGCACGAACAGCTCGAACCCGTCCTCGCCGGTGTACCCCGTCCGGGCGACGAGCGCCTCGACGCCGGCGACGGTCGCGGGGACCGCGGCGTAGTACCGCACGTCCCGCACCGCGGCGGCCTCGCCGGGGTCGGCGACCAGCCCGGTGACGATCCCGGCCGCCCGCGGCCCCTGCACCGCGACCAGCGCCGTCTCCAGCGACCGGTCGGTCAGCGAGGCGTCGGCGTCCGCGAGCCGCACGGCCAGCGCGTCGCGCACGACGGCGACGTTCGACGCGTTGGCCACCACGAGGAAGGACGCGTCGGCGAGCCGGTAGACGATGAGGTCGTCGAGGATCCCGCCGTCCTCCTGCACGATCATGGTGTAGCGGGCGCGGCCCACGGCGAGGCCGGAGATGTTCCCCACCAGCGCCCGGTCCAGTCCGGCCCCGGCGCCCGGGCCGTCGACGTGCAGCTCGCCCATGTGCGACAGGTCGAACAGCCCGGCCGCGGCGCGCACCGCCTGGTGCTCGGCCAGGTCGCCCGCGTACCGCAGCGGCATCAGCCAGCCGGCGAACGGGGTCATCGTCGCGCCGAGCGCCTCGTGCTCCGCGTGCAGCGGCGACAGGACGGTCTCGGTGGTCGGGTCGGTCACAGCGCGGCTCCCTCGGCGTAGGCCTCGATCGGCGGGCAGGCGCACACGAGGTTGCGGTCCCCGTGCGCGCCGTCGATCCGCCGGACCGGCGGCCAGTACTTCCCGGACCGCAGGCTCGCGACCGGGTAGGCGGCCAGCTCCCGGCCGTACGGCTTGTCCCAGGCGTCGGCGGTCACGGCGGCCGCGGTGTGCGGGGCGCCGCGCAGCGGCGAGTCGGCGACCGGCCACCGGCCCGCGGCGACGGCGTCGATCTCGCCGCGGATCGCGACCATGGCGGCGACGAACCGGTCGAGCTCGGCCAGGTCCTCGCTCTCGGTCGGCTCCACCATGAGGGTGCCGGCCACCGGGAAGGACAGCGTCGGGGCGTGGAACCCGTAGTCCATCAGCCGCTTGGCGACGTCCTCGGCCGTGACGCCGGTCTGCTTGGTGATCCCGCGCAGGTCCAGGATGCACTCGTGCGCGACCAGCCCGGCCGGGCCGGTGTAGAGCACGGGGAAGTGCGGGGCCAGGCGGGACGCGAGGTAGTTCGCGGACAGCACGGCGGTCTCGGTCGCCCGGCGCAGGCCGTCGCCGCCCATCAGCGCGACGTAGGCCCAGGAGATCGGCAGGATGCCCGCCGACCCGAACGGCGCGGCCGACACCGCCGGGGCCGCGCCGCCGGCCACCCCGGGTCCGGCGGGCAGCACGACGTCGGTCGCCGGCAGGTACGGCACGAGGTGCGCCGCGACCCCGATCGGCCCGACGCCGGGACCGCCGCCGCCGTGCGGGATGCAGAACGTCTTGTGCAGGTTCAGGTGCGAGACGTCACCGCCGAACTCGCCCGGCCGCGCGAGCCCCACCAGCGCGTTGAGGTTCGCGCCGTCGATGTAGACCTGGCCGCCCGCGGCGTGCACCAGGTCGCACACCTCGCGGACGTCCTCCTCGTAGACGCCGTGCGTCGAGGGGTACGTGATCATGATCGCCGCGACGCTCGGCCCGTGCTGGTCGAGCTTCGCGCGCAGGTCGTCGAGCTGCACCGAGCCGTCCTCGGCGGTGGCGACGACGACGACCCGCATGCCGGCCAGGGCGGCCGACGCGGCGTTGGTGCCGTGCGCCGAGGCGGGGATGAGGCAGACGTCCCGCACCGGGACCGCGGCCGGGTCGGCGCCCGCGGCCAGCGCCTCCGCTCGGCGGCCCTCGTGGTACCCGCGGATCGCCAGCAGGCCGGCGAACTCCCCCTGCGAGCCGGCGTTCGGCTGGACCGAGACCGCGGCGTACCCGGTGATCTCGGCGAGCCAGCCCGCGAGGTCCGCGATGAGCTCGGCGTACCCGGCGGCCTGGTCGGCCGGCACGAACGGGTGCAGGCCCGCGAACCCGGGCCAGGAGATCGCCTCCATCTCGACGGTGGCGTTGAGCTTCATCGTGCAGGAGCCCAGGGGGATCATCGTCCGGTCGAGCGCGAGGTCCTTGTCGGACAGCGCGCGCAGGTAGCGCAGCATCGCGGTCTCGGACCGGTACCGGTGGAACACCGGGTGCGTGAGGTAGGCGCTGGTGCGGCGCAGGGCGGCCGGGATCGCCGGGGCGCCCGTCCCGGGGGTCGCCGCGGGCGCCGGGTCGGCGGCAGCCCCGAACGCGTCCAGCACCGCGGCGACGTGGGCCTCGGTCGTCACCTCGTCGCACGCGACCTGGACGTGGTCGTCGTCCGGCGCCCACACGTTGATGCCCCGGGCGGCCGCGGCGGCGACCACCGCGCGGGCACGACCCGGGACGACCGCGCGGACGGTGTCGAAGAACTGCGCGTGCGCGACCTCGACCCCCGCCACGCGCAGGCCGTCGGCCAGGGCGACCGCGCGGGCGTGCACCCGCTCCGCGATCTCCCGCAGCCCGTCGGGGCCGTGGTGCACGGCGTACATGGAGGCGACGATCGCGAGCAGGGCCTGCGCGGTGCAGATGTTGCTCGTGGCCTTCTCGCGGCGGATGTGCTGCTCGCGGGTCTGCAGCGCCAGGCGGTAGGCGGGGGCGCCGTCCGCGTCGACCGAGACGCCGACCAGCCTGCCCGGCAGCGAGCGCTCGAGCCCGGTGCGGACCGCCATGTAGGCGGCGTGCGGGCCGCCGTAGAACAGCGGGACGCCGAACCGCTGGGCCGAGCCGACCGCGATGTCCGCGCCGAGCTCGCCGGGCGGGGTGAGCAGCGTGAGGGACAGCAGGTCGGCGGCGACGGTCACCAGGGCGCCGGCCTCCTTCGCGGCGGCGACGAGCGGGGCGAGGTCGCGGACGGCGCCGGACGCGCCGGGCGCCTGGAGCACCAGGCCGACCAGGGCGTCGTCCCCGAGCTCCGGCAGCCCCGCGGACAGGTCGGCGACCCGCACGCCCAGCCCGGCGGCCTCCGCGCGGCCGAGGGTCACGGCGAGCGTCTGCGGCAGGCAGTCCGCGTCCAGGACGACGACCCCGGTGCGGCCCTTCGCGGCCCGGTGCATGAGGGCGACCGCCTCGGCGACGGCCGTGGCCTCGTCGAGCAGCGACGCGTTCGCGACCGGCAGCGCGGTGAGGTCGGCGACGACGGTCTGGAAGTTGAGCAGCGCCTCGAGCCGGCCCTGGGAGATCTCCGGCTGGTACGGCGTGTACGCGGTGTACCAGGCGGGGGACTCCAGGACGTTCCGGCGGATCACCGGGGGCGTCACCGTGTCGTGGTACCCGAGGCCGATCATCTGCGTGAGCACGGTGTTCTTGTCCGCGATCGCGCGCAGGGCGGCCAGCACCTCGGACTCGCCGCGCGCCTCCGGCAGCGCCAGCGGCCGGCCGGTGCGGATGCTCGCCGGGACCGCGGCGTCGATCAGCGCGTCCACGGACGGCCAGCCGTCGCCCACGTGCGCGAGCATCGGGTGCAGGTCGGCGGGGCGGGGGCCGACGTGCCGGTCCGCGAAGCCGCGCGCGGCGTC contains:
- a CDS encoding helix-turn-helix domain-containing protein, which produces MATLELAPSPSSSILGEPLTTRERVVLAELGEDVTLEDIARRLFVTRNTVKSQVRSVYRKIGVSTRSEAVAWAKAAGIR
- a CDS encoding LacI family DNA-binding transcriptional regulator — encoded protein: MARTTPRPTLNEVADRAGVSPATASKALNGHDGVAATTTARVLDAAAALGYHTPGARNSPRRRAVELLVDKLDNPYITELLRGVTVAAEEAGADVVLGRVRPRAGDSRAESAVTWTRRLIAARRTGAIVVTAQVTEDTYANIARARLPVVVVDPLDLTTPELVSVGSTNWDGGRAAAGHLIGLGHRRMALIAGPETSMSAVARVEGFRSACARAGLPPGSVVVQHARFDRDAALAVAARVLARPDRPTAVAASSDTQALGVMEAARRLRLRIPDDLSVVGYDDTYLAAWTTPALTSVRQPVEEIGRVALRTVLRMADGELPDSHHIELATRLVVRESTAPPPDGSS
- a CDS encoding LysR family transcriptional regulator — its product is MADVPPAGRRIPLGALELLDAVDAHGSLSAAARSLGLAQPSVSTGLRRLERQTGLTLVTRAASGTRLTPAGTALLTRARDVLAASDALEREAAALRTAQQGRVRVAASLSVAEYLVPGWLASRPAGAAVVDLVVANSRDVMDAVLHGRADLGFVEGPDVADGLHARDVGADELVVVVAPGHPWARRRRTLTAAELSAAPLAVREAGSGTRAVLERALAAAGSPLAGSPAQLGSTSAVKNVVRGGTAAAVLSRLTVADEVARGDLRVVPVEDVDLRRTLRVVWARGRRPAPAVRELAEHVLREHGR
- a CDS encoding YeiH family protein, which produces MPLLTPTRTAGVRELAPGVAAAVAVAALCVGLTAVVPVLPGLLVAIVLGAAARSAGLVPVALDPGLAWAGRRLLRAGVVLLGLQLSLGDLLGLGLREVAVLLATVAATFAATLWLGPRLGVGRALTLLVATGFSICGAAAVAGMSPVADADEEDVATAVALVTVYGSVALVALPLVAGALGLSDRTAGLWAGMSVHEVAQVVAAAGTVSAAALTVAVVAKLARVLLLAPLVAGVGVARRRGRSAGAGGGRGTGRRAPLVPLFVAGFVAAVLVRSAGLVPDAVLPAVKPVTTLALAAAMTALGTQIHVGRLVRTGGRPLALGAVATVVAAGVSLGGLVLAT
- the gcvT gene encoding glycine cleavage system aminomethyltransferase GcvT produces the protein MTDPTTETVLSPLHAEHEALGATMTPFAGWLMPLRYAGDLAEHQAVRAAAGLFDLSHMGELHVDGPGAGAGLDRALVGNISGLAVGRARYTMIVQEDGGILDDLIVYRLADASFLVVANASNVAVVRDALAVRLADADASLTDRSLETALVAVQGPRAAGIVTGLVADPGEAAAVRDVRYYAAVPATVAGVEALVARTGYTGEDGFELFVPADAAPGLWRALLAAGEPLGLVPAGLSARDSLRLEAGMPLYGNELDRTTTPHDAGLGRVVRLDKAGADGEPLPFVGRDALAARAHATPSRVLVGLVGLGRRAARHGYEVLTSAEPDAATVGRVTSGAPSPTLGTPIAMAYVTPEVSAPGTELAVDVRGRREPVRVVELPFYRRS
- the gcvH gene encoding glycine cleavage system protein GcvH — translated: MSDVPNHLQYTAEHEWIDGAEPATVGITKNAADALGDIVYLELPTVGSEIAAGAVVGEVESTKSVSELFSPVSGTVVEVNQDAVDEPSVVNADPYGAGWLFKVDVTSTGALLSPEEYAATITD
- a CDS encoding carbohydrate ABC transporter permease, which codes for MRPVVRLLYSQRLAPYLFILPFLVTLAVFWFIPVARSFVMSTQEVLYGQTTSVGMDNYARLWNDSVFWTAMRNSARYMVLTLLLLIPIPMMLAAVVSSRIGSRRVKAFFKASMFVPALTSVVVSGLVFRLMFSESDSALMNQVVQFFGFGPVRWLREDLTGLAALLALAVWRWTGVNTMYFIAGMQSIPAEYYEAAAIDGANKRQQFLRITVPNLRPTIVYVTTISVYGGLAMFLESFMLYGGNASPNNQALTVVGYLYRKGIEQNDLGFASAVGIVLLVVVMTINITQLTLSGTFRKENVR
- the gcvP gene encoding aminomethyl-transferring glycine dehydrogenase produces the protein MTPLESLPSDVRTRDAGPDAPTDAARGFADRHVGPRPADLHPMLAHVGDGWPSVDALIDAAVPASIRTGRPLALPEARGESEVLAALRAIADKNTVLTQMIGLGYHDTVTPPVIRRNVLESPAWYTAYTPYQPEISQGRLEALLNFQTVVADLTALPVANASLLDEATAVAEAVALMHRAAKGRTGVVVLDADCLPQTLAVTLGRAEAAGLGVRVADLSAGLPELGDDALVGLVLQAPGASGAVRDLAPLVAAAKEAGALVTVAADLLSLTLLTPPGELGADIAVGSAQRFGVPLFYGGPHAAYMAVRTGLERSLPGRLVGVSVDADGAPAYRLALQTREQHIRREKATSNICTAQALLAIVASMYAVHHGPDGLREIAERVHARAVALADGLRVAGVEVAHAQFFDTVRAVVPGRARAVVAAAAARGINVWAPDDDHVQVACDEVTTEAHVAAVLDAFGAAADPAPAATPGTGAPAIPAALRRTSAYLTHPVFHRYRSETAMLRYLRALSDKDLALDRTMIPLGSCTMKLNATVEMEAISWPGFAGLHPFVPADQAAGYAELIADLAGWLAEITGYAAVSVQPNAGSQGEFAGLLAIRGYHEGRRAEALAAGADPAAVPVRDVCLIPASAHGTNAASAALAGMRVVVVATAEDGSVQLDDLRAKLDQHGPSVAAIMITYPSTHGVYEEDVREVCDLVHAAGGQVYIDGANLNALVGLARPGEFGGDVSHLNLHKTFCIPHGGGGPGVGPIGVAAHLVPYLPATDVVLPAGPGVAGGAAPAVSAAPFGSAGILPISWAYVALMGGDGLRRATETAVLSANYLASRLAPHFPVLYTGPAGLVAHECILDLRGITKQTGVTAEDVAKRLMDYGFHAPTLSFPVAGTLMVEPTESEDLAELDRFVAAMVAIRGEIDAVAAGRWPVADSPLRGAPHTAAAVTADAWDKPYGRELAAYPVASLRSGKYWPPVRRIDGAHGDRNLVCACPPIEAYAEGAAL